The Musa acuminata AAA Group cultivar baxijiao chromosome BXJ1-3, Cavendish_Baxijiao_AAA, whole genome shotgun sequence genome window below encodes:
- the LOC135623607 gene encoding exocyst complex component EXO70A1-like: protein MAAAPRADGSENVIATARHIVRSLATTSEAADDMMRILSAFDRRLSAVPDLFSPSFCAAGEDEAPSSAVDDEAPFSAVDGEAPSSSSVDGEQSEVDARLKAAERVIFHWDPSNPDSLLWDSPDTAAEYLSAVDEVLALTATSRGDLLACAEVTLQISISRLGDEFRHLMIQNTDVLDAENLHDSIQRLFLSFRSPTSDAAAEDVEGSLLSEQCVVARATTIALSETQIPNLIRPEAISDLRQIADRMITAGSRNDLCRVYTSVRCNILADCLTVLGADTVSSKEVRRMEWKTLDKKMKNWMQALKLVVGVISAERQLCEQILAGSDDLKEECFDEVAKFCVMHLLKFGEAIAEGQRSPERLFGILGMYEVLADVLPDIGDLFLGDSKDFICEEVERVLLGMGDAVRGTLVEFGNAIQGETSKKALPGGEIHPLNRYVMNYIKLLVEYSTLLNQLLEDGSIDGRDSSEGGESMTPVAHRVLLLMSYLEVNLEEKSKLYEDAGMQYVFLMNNVLYIVQKVKESELMVLLGDNWVRKRQGQIRQYSMQYLRTSWTKVLSFLKDEGLVGSSHGLSKTVLKEKFKSFNFAFEEIYKTQSAWKVPDPQLRAELRISISEMILPAYRAFLARFGGYLEGAWHSTKYIKYTVEDLEKCLADFFEGLPVPSSHFRRKLSLP from the coding sequence ATGGCGGCGGCCCCGAGGGCCGACGGGTCGGAAAACGTGATCGCCACCGCGCGGCACATTGTCAGGAGCCTCGCCACCACCTCCGAGGCCGCCGACGACATGATGCGCATCCTCTCCGCCTTCGATCGCCGCCTCTCCGCGGTTCCCGACCTATTCTCCCCTTCTTTCTGCGCCGCTGGCGAAGATGAAGCCCCTTCCTCCGCTGTCGACGACGAAGCCCCTTTCTCCGCCGTCGACGGGGAGGCCCCCTCCTCGTCCTCCGTCGATGGCGAGCAATCCGAGGTGGATGCTCGCCTCAAGGCCGCCGAGAGGGTTATCTTCCATTGGGATCCCTCCAATCCGGATTCCCTTCTGTGGGACTCCCCCGACACCGCCGCCGAGTACCTCTCCGCCGTCGACGAGGTCCTCGCCCTCACCGCGACCTCCAGAGGCGATCTCCTGGCCTGCGCCGAGGTGACCCTCCAGATCTCCATCAGCCGCCTCGGCGACGAGTTCCGGCACTTGATGATCCAAAATACCGACGTCCTTGACGCCGAAAACCTTCACGACTCCATCCAAAGGCTTTTCCTCTCGTTCCGATCCCCCACGAGTGACGCTGCtgctgaggacgtcgaagggtcgCTTTTGTCAGAGCAATGCGTTGTGGCACGGGCCACCACAATCGCCCTCTCGGAGACGCAGATCCCCAATTTGATCCGCCCTGAAGCAATTTCCGACCTTAGGCAGATCGCTGATCGGATGATCACGGCTGGGTCCCGAAATGACCTCTGCCGGGTTTATACCAGCGTTCGCTGTAATATCTTGGCCGATTGCCTCACTGTTCTTGGAGCTGACACGGTTAGTAGTAAGGAGGTGCGAAGGATGGAGTGGAAGACTCTTGATAAGAAGATGAAGAACTGGATGCAAGCTTTGAAGCTCGTTGTTGGGGTCATCTCAGCTGAGAGGCAGCTCTGCGAACAAATACTTGCTGGCTCCGATGACCTGAAGGAGGAATGCTTTGATGAGGTTGCAAAGTTCTGCGTCATGCACTTACTAAAATTTGGAGAGGCAATTGCTGAAGGTCAGCGATCGCCAGAGAGGCTCTTTGGCATCCTGGGCATGTATGAGGTTCTAGCGGATGTGCTACCAGACATTGGGGACCTGTTCCTGGGGGATTCTAAGGATTTCATCTGCGAGGAGGTAGAAAGGGTTCTTTTAGGGATGGGGGATGCAGTAAGGGGCACACTTGTGGAGTTTGGGAATGCAATTCAAGGAGAAACTTCGAAGAAGGCATTGCCAGGTGGTGAGATCCATCCTCTCAACCGGTACGTGATGAATTACATCAAATTGCTTGTTGAGTATAGCACCTTGCTCAATCAGCTTCTTGAGGATGGTAGCATAGATGGTCGAGATAGCTCAGAAGGGGGTGAGAGCATGACCCCTGTGGCTCACCGAGTGCTGTTGCTAATGTCATATCTGGAAGTAAATCTGGAGGAGAAATCCAAACTTTATGAGGATGCCGGGATGCAATATgttttcttgatgaacaatgtactcTATATCGTCCAGAAGGTTAAGGAGTCCGAGCTGATGGTTCTGTTAGGAGATAACTGGGTTCGTAAGCGTCAGGGTCAGATCCGGCAGTATTCTATGCAGTATTTGAGAACTTCATGGACTAAGGTCTTGTCTTTTTTGAAGGATGAGGGATTAGTTGGAAGCTCCCATGGTTTGTCAAAGACGGTCCTCAAAGAAAAATTCAAGAGCTTTAACTTTGCCTTTGAAGAAATATACAAGACTCAATCAGCTTGGAAGGTTCCAGATCCACAGTTGCGAGCTGAGCTGAGGATTTCAATATCAGAAATGATACTTCCAGCCTATCGTGCATTTCTAGCAAGGTTTGGTGGTTATTTAGAGGGTGCATGGCATTCAACAAAGTACATAAAGTACACAGTGGAGGATCTGGAGAAGTGTTTGGCTGATTTCTTCGAGGGGTTGCCTGTGCCATCAAGCCACTTTAGAAGAAAGCTTAGCTTGCCTTAA